The genomic interval CCTGGAATGTGGCAAATAGAGCGGACAGAGAATGATAGCGACCAGTCCCCCACACGAAGTGTCGCAGCTGTAAAAGCAACATTCTCTGTACGTGGGCCTTAGGGCCACCTGCGGGTCTTTTGATCTGCATTTGGTCGTCGTTGTCCCCCGCAACGACGACCACTCTCGCAGGCGCGCATCCCCCAATGCGCAATTGCATTGCGCTCAGCGCAAGGTTTGAGGCAGCCGGTAATGGCTGCCTCTTTTTTATTGTCAGTTTGAACTTGGTATCTGCCTGTCCTGGCGATCAAGCTTGGTTGAGCATCGCTTTCAGCGCATGATAGGAGGCTTTCGGGGTGCGCTTGCAGCTGTCGAAATCGACATGAACGAGCCCGAAGCGCTTGTCATATCCCAATGCCCATTCAAAATTATCCATCAAGGACCACACGAAGTAAGCCTTGAGTGGCACACCATTTTCAATTGCACTAAGTGCCTGCTTGAAATGGGCATCCAGAAAGGCGATCCGCTCCTGGTCGTCAACAGCTCCATTCACCAGCTTATCATTGTTGGCCATGCCATTTTCTGTAATGGCCAGAGGCAGGTCGCCTGTATAGGTGTCCTTGATCCAATTGAGAAGATAGGTGAGACCTTCCGGATAGACTTCCCAGTCCATCTCTGTGCGCGGAAGCGGGCCCTTGTTGCCAATCATCACTGGCAGGCCGGCGCCGTCTTCAGTCTCTCCGGCAGAGACGAGATTACGCGTATAATAGTTGATGCCGAGCCAGTCGAGCGGCGCCTTAATGGATGTCATATCCTGCTGCCAGCCTTCTGGCAGATGCGGTTCGAGATAGGCCAGAACGTCTTCGGGATAGGCACCCTTGAGCAGGGCACCAAGGAACCAGCGATTATAAATGCCTTCCGTCAGTTTAGCAGCAGATTTGGAGGTCGGGCTTTCATCCAGCGGGCTGACATGCTCAAAGTTGAGAACGATGCCCAGATCCTTCTGTCCCAGAGCGCGCAAGGCGGCGAGGGCCTTGCCATGGGCAACGGGTACAAGATGGGCTGCACGGCTGACTGCACGTATGTCGCGCAGTCCGGGAGCATGGGCGCCATGAAAGTGGCTATACCAAGTGACGCACCAGGGCTCATTGAAGGTGACCACGCTGGAGAGCCGGTCACCGAGGCGTTTGACCACGATTTCGGCATAGTCGGCAAACAGGTCGGTTACATCCCTGTTGCGCCAGCCGCCGATGTCGGAAAGCGCGTTGGGCAGTTCCCAGTGATAGAGTGTCAGGTTTGGCTGAAGCCCACGCTCGAGCATGCCGTCTACCAGCTTATCGTAAAAATCGAGCCCTTCTACATTTACCTGGCCGCGACCCTCCGGGAGAATCCGAGCCCACGAGGTGGAAAAACGGTAGGCTGAAACACCCAGTTTCTGCATCAGGTCCAGATCACTGTCCCAACGGTGATAATGGTCGCACGCCTTTGATCCGTTTTCATAGCGGACAACATTGCCCGGAGCTGCGGCAAAGCTGTCCCAATGGCAAGGGCCGCAGCCACCAAAGGCGCTGCCTTCGATCTGATAGGCGGAAGTGGATGTTCCAAAGGTAAAGTCTTCGGGAAAGTCAGACCGTTTGACAGTAAAATGTGGCTGTCTTGGTAATGCTGGCATGAAGAAGTCCCATATGGTTGTTTGAACTGGGGGAGGGGGATTATGAAGAGAAATTGATGTGACTGGCAGCTGTGCTGCTGTTAGGTGCGGCGCGGTCCAGTGGATCTTCCGACAACCAAATCAGTTTCCCAGAGTTCCTGCATTGGCGGCTTTTCTGGATTGTCAATCTGCTCAAGTAAAATCTCGGCCAGTCGCCGCCCAGCATTCATGATGGAAGACCGCACAGACGTGAAAAGAGGGACACCGGGATATTGCAGGAAGGATAGCTCATCGTCAAAGGTGACAACGGAGAGATCCTTGCCAATCTGCAGACCACATTCTTGGGCCGCGCGCACGACGCCCAACGCCGTCAGAACAGAGGATGTGACGAGAGCCGTGGGGGCGTTTTCCCTCTGCAACAGAGACTTGGTGACATCATAGCCGTAAGGTTCAATCATGTCGGAAGAGAAAATGAGGCTAGGGTCTACTTCGATTCCCCGTTGGGTGAGTGCTGCCTCATAGCCAAGCCGTCTGCGATAGGCAAAATCCATCTCTTCAATACCATTGAGCAGAGCGATCCGCTCATGTCCGAGATCAAGCAGAAAATTGGTCGCGCGCTTGAAGCTGCTGCGGTTGTTCACGTCGAGCCAGGAATAGTCGATGTTGCTTTCCTCGGTGCGGCCGTGCACAACGAAGGGCAATTCTAGACTTTGCAACAGTGCAATGCGTGGCTCATGTTTAAAGGGGCCGTGCACAATTACGCCATCCACGCGCTTGGATCGGGCCAGCTCCCGGTAGCATTTTTCCTGCTCATCATAAGGCACCACTGAGATCAGCATTTCAAAGCCGAACTTGGCATAAGTCGATCCTGCCCCAGCGATGAAGTCGGAGAAATGCGGGTTGATCATGGAATGCTGCGGGTTTTGGGGCACAACATGCGCAACTGCATGGGACTTGCCCATGGCAAGGCGTTTGGCCGAATAGGATGGATGATAATTATATCTGCGCGCAGCTTCAATGACCCGTGCACGGGTTTTCTCTCCAACCTCGGGATATCCGTTTAGAGCCCGGCTGACTGTAGTTTGAGACAGGTTTAATTTGTTGGAAAGTTCCTTAAGATTCACAGTCGTCACCTCGAGCTCAGGCTACCTACAGTCGATAGTATGAGCTTATTCAACTTTATGCGCTTACCCAGCCTGTGCTACGATAGGCCGAGGCTAGTCCTCCGCAAGCCAAAGCCCTTTGAAAATTTGACAGCATCTTACGCACAAACCGGTTGAAACCGCAATCCTGTTGTCAAAGATTGCATCATTTTTTACAATCGCGTGCCCAAAGAGTGTGCTTGCAAATGTAGAAAAACAGCCGAATTTTACCGGTTTGTATTAAATTCATCCTTGACTCTTGTATGCAACCAAAGCATGCTCACCTCATTCAAAGCGCTTTGGATAAAGCGCAACTTATGTTTAATAACGACAGGGTGTCGCTTGTGTAGTTGGCATTCTTGGGAGGTTCGCAAATGTTGAAAAAACTTATGCTCGGTGCAGCCCTTGCCGCTCTCTCTGTTGGGAGCCTTCAGGCCGCAGAGCTTAAATTCAAGCCAGGAGAAGATGCGAAATTCAACTGGGCTTCATATGAGGAATTCAAAAAGAATGTAGACCTGAGCGGCGATTCCATGACCATTTCCGGTCCGTGGCTCGGTGCGGACAAAGACCTCTTCATGAGCGTCGTTGCCTATTTTGAAGAAGCAACCGGCGCCAAAGTGCAGTATGCTGGGTCGGACTCCTTCGAGCAGCAGATCGTGATTGACACAGGCGCTGGCTCCGCACCAAACGTTGCTGTTTTCCCGCAGCCCGGTCTGGCCGCTGATCTCGCAAGCAAAGGCTACCTTACCCCGCTCGGTGATGAAACGCGCGACTGGCTTGCTGAAAATTATGCCGCTGGTGAATCCTGGGTTGATCTGGGGAGCTACAAAGATAAAGACGGCGAATCCAAATTCTTTGCATTCCCATTCAAGGCAGACGTAAAATCACTGGTCTGGTATATCCCGGAAAACTTCGATGATGCTGGCTACGAAGTACCGGAAACCATGGAAGACCTCAAAGCACTGACAGAGCAAATCGTGGAAGATGGCGGCACCCCGTGGTGCATCGGTCTTGGTTCTGGCGCTGCGACCGGTTGGCCTGCAACCGACTGGGTGGAAGACCTGATGCTGCGCACCGCAAGCCCGGCCACCTATGACAAATGGGTCTCCAACGAAATTCCGTTTGATGATCCTGCGGTCGTCAATGCCATTGAAGAATTCGGCTGGTTTGCTCGCAACGATGATTTCGTAGATGGTGGAGCAGGGGCCGTAGCAACGACCGACTTCCGCGACAGCCCGAAGGGTCTGTTTGCTTCTCCGCCGAAATGCTACATGCATAAGCAGGCATCCTTCATTCCATCCTTCTTCCCGGAAGGCACGCAACTGGGCGTAGATGCAGACTTCTTCTATTTCCCAGCTTATGCTGACAAGGATCTGGGAACCCCGGTTCTTGGTGCTGGCACGATGTTCGCCATTACCAAAGATTCCAAAGCAGCAGAGGCCTTCATTGAATTCCTGAAAACGCCAATTGCGCATGAAATCTGGATGGCCCAGTCCGGTCTGTTGACCGCATATAAGGGCGTCAACTTGGATGCCTATGCCAACGAGTCCCTGCACAAGCAAGGTCAGATCCTTCTCAACGCCACGACCTTCCGCTTCGATGCATCTGACCTGATGCCCGGTAAAATTGGCGCTGGTTCCTTCTGGACCGGTATGGTTGATTACACCGGTGGTAAAGATGCCAAAGAGGTTGCTGGTGAAATTCAGAAGTCCTGGGATGCCCTGAAGTAAGCATATATATCTTCAAACAAAAAGGCCGGTCTCCGTCTTCCGGGGACCGGTAACCTATAGGCGATCGTTCCTGTCTTATTTGCCCAAAGTGGCAAAAGGCCGATCATAAAACAATCGAACTCTAAAATGCTTCGATCAGGCTAATTCAGGCCTAGGGAGAATGTCTGAAGCCTCCTCTTGATAAGGCAATTACAATTCGGGAACCTTTTGCAGGTTCCAGACGTTGCCCAGAAGAGTGGCTGTTCTAGCCGTCTTGTTGACGTTGCAAAGCAAATATCGGCAAGGGTCGTGAAACTCAAACCAAAGAACCGGGGAATGGTAGCCTCCACGCAGACGGGCGCAGCGATCCGTAAGTATCTTCTATCAATTTCCGGGCAATATTAAGGTGGAGCGTGACTAAATGGAGCAATTAGCATCGGCACTGGGGACCGTTATCGTCGGGGTCCTTGCGTGCGTGGCGTATTTTTATGGCTCGAACTGGCTCCTGGATCGTGTCTTTCCAGCAAATGCGGCGTCTGCCGAAAAGGGCATCAAAAATCTTCAGATTGCTCATGCTGTCCGTCCGTGGCTGTTTCTCGGCCCGGCACTGCTGACATTGGGCCTTTATCTTGTCTATCCCGCTCTCGATTCCGTGCGACTGTCCTTTTACAATAGCGACAGCACCCAGTTTGTCGGTTTGGACAACTATGTATGGCTGTGGTTCGACGAAGGGTTTCGCCAGTCCATGTTTAACAACATGCTCTGGCTTATTTTTGTGCCAGCTATGTCGACATTCTTTGGCTTGGTGATCGCGGCACTGACCGACAGGATCTGGTGGGGCAATATCGCCAAGTCACTGATTTTCATGCCAATGGCCATTTCCTTCATCGGCGCATCCATCATCTGGAAATTCGTCTACGAATATCGCGGTGAAGGCTCCGCCCAGATTGGTATTCTCAACGCCATTGTTGAGGCCTTGGGGGGAGATCCTCAGGCGTGGATCACAATTCCCTTCTGGAACAACTTCTTCCTGATGATTATTCTGGTCTGGATTCAGACCGGCTTTGCCATGGTCATCCTGTCTGCGGCTCTGCGCGGCATCCCTGAAGAAACGATCGAAGCAGCAACGATTGACGGCGCCAACGGCGTACAGATCTTCTTCCTGATCATGGTCCCCCAGATCTGGAAAACAATTGCCGTTGTCTGGACGACCATCACGATCACCGTGCTCAAGGTCTTCGATATCGTCTTCGCGATGACAAACGGGCAATGGGATACGCAGGTGCTCGCCAACTATATGTATGACTGGATGTTCCGCGGCGGCGGCGACTTCGGTCGCGGTGCCACAATCGCAGTCATCATCATGTTGCTCGTCGTTCCGATCATGATCTGGAACATTCGTTCAGCTACTAGAGATTCCAAAGGGCACTAGAAATGATCTCAGGATCCAAAACAAAATCGCCCTTGATGTGGGTAGTTCATCTGTCTGTTCTCATGCTGGTTCTTCTTTGGACCTTGCCGACAATAGGCCTTTTCGTTTCCTCTATCAGGGACAAGGACCAATTGGCGGTTTCTGGCTGGTGGACAGCGCTATTTTCTTCCGAACAGAATGTGATTGGACGTTCCGTTGGCCCTGAAGATCAGGTGCTCAAGGATGGCCTTTATGTTCTGCAAGGCAATCTCTTGGAGCAGGATGGCATCTCGGGTACGATCAAGGCCTTTGGTTGGCGTGCTCAGGAGCCCGCTGCTTTCAAGGTCGGTGAAACGGCTGACATGCGACGGGATCGCAAGATGACCGTTGAAAGTGATGGCAGCTATACCATTACCCAGCCAGAAGAATGGACCGGTAAGCGCGGTAAGCGTATTTTCTACACCATCGAGACTCCTCCCATTTTTACACTCGATAACTATCGAGAGGTCCTGACAGCTGAGGGGATTGGCCAATCTTTCGTCAACTCCCTGACGGTGACTATTCCTTCTACGGTCATCCCGATCCTGATCGCCGCTTTTGCTTCCTATGCTTTGGCATGGATGCATTTTCCCGGTCGAGCGGTGTTGATTGCGGTGGTCGTCGGCTTGCTTGTCGTCCCTCTCCAAATGTCGCTCATACCATTGTTGCGACTCTATAACGGTGTAGGATCATTCTTTGGCGTTCCCGCAAAGACATATCTGGGCATATGGCTCGCGCATACAGGCTTCGGCTTGCCGCTGGCAATCTATCTGTTGCGTAACTATATCTCGGAATTGCCAAGAGAAATCATCGAGTCTGCTCGTGTTGACGGGGCCAGCCATTTTGACATTTTCGTCAAGATCATTCTGCCTCTGTCCTTCCCGGCGCTGGCCTCCTTTGCGATCTTCCAGTTCTTGTGGGTCTGGAACGACTTGCTCGTGGCCATGGTGTTCCTTGGCAACACGGAGGATCAGTTGGTGCTGACTGGACGCCTGCGCGAAATGCTGGGCTCTCGCGGCGGCAACTGGGAAATTCTCACGGCATCCGCTTTCATAACGATCATCGTTCCACTGGGCGTCTTCTTCACGTTGCAGCGCTATCTGGTACGTGGTCTGCTGGCCGGTTCGGTCAAGGGCGGTTAAGTCGGAGCCATAAAGCCGACTTACCCAAACAGTGACATACAAGCAATTGAACTGGAAATTCTATGATTGGAAAAGAAATTGACAAGGACTGGTGGCGTGGTGGTGTGATCTATCAGATCTATCCCCGGTCCTATCAGGATACCAATGGAGACGGTGTGGGTGATCTGAACGGGATCACCAGCCGCTTGCCTTACATCGCCTCTCTGGGCGTGGACGCAATCTGGATCTCTCCATTCTTCACATCGCCAATGCTCGACTTCGGCTACGATGTCTCGGATTATTGCGATGTTGACCCAATGTTCGGGAATCTGGCCGATTTCGACAAACTGATTTCAGCGGCTCATTATCTGGGACTCAAGGTGATGATCGACCTTGTGCTGTCCCATACCTCTGACCAGCATCCATGGTTTGTGGAAAGTCGGCGCGACCAGACCAACCACAAGTCAGACTGGTATGTCTGGGCGGATGCCAAGCCCGATGGAACCGTGCCCAACAACTGGCTCTCCATCTTCGGTGGGTCTTCATGGCAATGGGATAGTCGTCGCAAACAGTATTATCTGCATAACTTCCTTAAGTCGCAGCCAGATTTGAACTTCCACAATCCGGACGTTCAGGATGCTTTGCTTGATGTTACCCGCTTCTGGCTGGATCGCGGTGTTGACGGTTTCCGCCTGGATACCATCAACTTCTATTTCCATAGTCAGACGCTGAGAGACAACCCGGCTCTGCCGCCGGAATTGCAAAACTATAATACAGCGCCAAGCGTCAACCCCTATACTTATCAGTCTCACCTCTATGACAAGAGCCAACCGGAGAATCTGGAATTCTTGAAGCGGTTCCGGGCCTTGCTGGACGAATATCCGGCAGCTGCGGCCGTGGGTGAAGTGGGGGATGACGAGCGCGGTCTGGAAATCTTGGCTGATTATACGTCCGGTGGCGACAAAATGCATATGTGCTACGCCTTCGACTTTCTCGGACCTGATGCACCAACGCCGCAGAATGTCTACAAGGCCTTCACGTCGCTGCAATCCGAAGCACCAGATGCTTGGGCATGCTGGGCTTTCTCCAACCATGATGTCGTGCGCTATTGCACCCGCTGGCCGGTGAAACCCGACTTGCAGGATACCGTCAACCGTCAGCGCATTGCACTTCTGCTCTCGTTGCGTGGGTCTGTTTGCCTCTATCAGGGCGAAGAACTCGGGCTGCAGGAAGCTGATGTGCCATATGAGGAACTGCAGGACCCTTACGGCATCGAATTTTGGCCGGACTTCAAGGGGCGCGATGGATGTCGCACGCCGATGGTCTGGGAGTATGAGCATACCAACGCCGGTTTCTCTGAATCCAAACCATGGTTGCCGATCCCTGAAGATCATGCTGCCACGACCGTCGATATTGAAGAACAGAATGAAACATCGCTGCTCAATCATTATCGCGACATGCTGGCCTTCAGGAAACTCCATCCTGCCTTGTCAAAAGGGGCAATTCATTTCGTGACGAATGACGAAGAAGGGGATGTGCTGATCTTTATTCGCGAAAGTGAAGAAGAACGTCTCCTTTGTGTCTTCAACCTTGTTGCTGAAGAGCGCGAAGTGCCGTTTGATTTCGAAAATGTCGAGGCACTGGAAGTCGCCGGCTTTGAAAGCTTCATGATGGATAACTCCCTGCATTTGCACGCATATGGTGCTTATTTCGGGGTAATGAAGTGATGTTGAAAAGTTTGCATGTAAGAGCAAGTAACTTGTTTCTCGGGAGGGCAGGATGGCAAGCCTGAAGCTTACAGATATCGAAAAGGCCTATGGCGTCACCAAGGTCCTCAAGAATATCAATCTGGAAATCGAGCAAGGCGAGTTCATCGTCTTCGTTGGGCCTTCTGGCTGTGGTAAATCCACCCTTCTGCGCATGATCGCAGGGCTGGAGAGCATCACCGGCGGCGATTTGCAGATTGACGGACAGCGCATGAACGAAGTGCCTCCGTCCAAACGCGGCATTGCCATGGTGTTCCAGACATATGCGCTCTATCCGCATATGACGGTTTATGACAACATGGCCTTTGGCATGAAGATCGCCAAAGCTTCCAAGGAAGAGATCCATGAGCGGGTCTCCAAGGCTGCAGACATTCTACAGTTGACCCCGTTTCTGGAGCGTCTGCCCAAGGCGCTTTCGGGTGGCCAGCGCCAGCGTGTTGCCATTGGTCGCGCTATTGTGCGTGATCCCAAAGTCTTCCTGTTCGACGAACCTCTGTCCAACCTCGATGCTGCCCTGCGTGTTGCAACCCGCATCGAGATCGCTCAGCTCAACGAGAGCATGCCGGACACAACGATGATCTATGTGACCCACGACCAGGTGGAAGCCATGACGCTGGCGGACCGCATTGTTGTGCTTTCCACGCGTGGTATCATCGAGCAGTGTGGGGCGCCCATGGAGCTCTATGAAAACCCGAAGAATGTTTTCGTGGCGCGTTTCATCGGATCTCCGGCCATGAATGTCTATGACTGTACGGTCATGGAAACCGGCGAGAAAACCCGTGTCGCCTTCGAAGAGGGCGGGCATAGCTTTACGGTGAACGTACCCAGCACACCCGATCAGAAAGGCAAGCCAGCCAAATTCGGCGTTCGCCCTGAAGATCTGCGTCTGAGTGAAGAGGGCGATGAGCCGCTTTACAAATGCGAAGTGCGCATCGTTGAAAAACTCGGTGAAGTGACCTTGCTCTATCTTGAACCACCGCATGAAGGGGAAGAAGCCCTGATTGCCAAAATTCCGGGCACCCATGACTTCAAGCGCGGCGAAATGGTAACCCTGACCGCAGACGACGAAAAACGCCATCTCTTCAATGAAGAGGAAATTTCCTTCCGTTGGATTGGCAAGGAATAGACTTCAGTCTTCGATTGAACAAAGCAATGCAAAGGCCTTCATGCAATCGCATGGAGGCCTTTGCCGTATCAGCGTTGGCGAATAAAAAGGCCAGCAGAAAAGTTTGCTGGCCTTGGGCTTGCTATCGGTCTACTGCGGTGGCTTATTCGATTTCCGCGATGACCTCTGCCACCACGCTAAAGAGCTGATCAATATGGCTCTTCTCGACGATGAGCGGTGGTGAGAGCGCGATGATATCGCCGGTGACACGGATCATGGCACCTTTCTCCCAGGCTTTGATCATGGCTTCCATGCCGCGAGAGCCCGGTGCGCCTTCGCGTGGAGCAAGCTCGATACCGGCCACAAGCCCGAGGTTGCGCAAGTCGATGACATTGCGGCCGCCTTTCAGGCTATGCACTGCATCTTCCCAATAGGAAGAAAGGGCGGCGGCATTCTCGAACAAGCCTTCTTCTGCGTAGGTATCAAGCGTCGCAAGGCCTGCAGCAGCAGCCATAGGGTGACCCGAATAGGTGTAGCCATGGAAAAGCTCGATGGCCGCATCTGCATGGTCCATGGCGGACTGATAGATTGCGTTGGAAACGATTACGGCCCCAGCAGGGATGACCGCGTTGGTCAGGCCTTTGGCGGTGGTGATGATATCCGGGGTGACACCGAAATATTCCGAAGCGCTCGCCTTGCCCAGACGGCCATAGCCGGTGATGACCTCATCAAAGATCAACAGGATACCATATTGGGTGCAGATCTCGCGCAGACGCTGCAGATAGCCCTTGGGCGGCATCAATACGCCCGTAGAACCAGCCATAGGCTCGACGATGACGGCAGCGATGGTCGAGGGATCATGCAGGGCGATGATGTCAAGCAGCGCATTGGCTTTCTCGATGCCGCCATGTTCCGGGCAGCCGCGAGAGAAGGCATTCTTGGCAATGTCATGGGTATGCGGCAGATGGTCAACGCCCGTCAGCAGGGAGCCGAAATGCATGCGGTTCTTTGAGATGCCACCAACAGAGATGCCGCCAAAGCCGGTGCCGTGATAGCCGCGTTCGCGACCAATCAGACGCGTGCGCGCTGCGTCGCCTCGGGCACGATGATAGTGCAGGGCGATCTTGAGGGCTGTATCAACGGATTCTGAGCCAGAGTTGGTAAAGAACACATGATCCATGCCCTCGGGGAAAAGGTCGGCCACGCGAGAGGCGAATTCAAAGGCTTTGGGATGACCAAACTGGAAGTTCGGTGCATAGTCCATCTCGGCGACCTGCTGCTGAACTGCTTTGACAATCCGCGGCGCATTATGGCCCGCATTCACACACCATAGCCCGGCGGTGCCGTCCAGAATATCGCGTCCGTCAGCACTCTTGTAGAACATGCCATCGGCAGAAACCACCATGCGCGGATCTTCCTTGAAGCCGCGATTGTGCGTGAAAGGCATCCAGAAACTGGATAAATCATTTGGCATTTTGCTTTGGTTGTTCATCTGGACCTCATTGGGAAAGTGATTTTGTTATCGGGCAAGTGTGCTGTGCCAGTGCAAAATGAACAAGTCTTTATTTTTGTATCCATAACCTATTGAAAATACGTACGTCGATAGTAAAGTGTTTGGAATATTGAACAGCTGAACGGGTGTGCTTAGCGCCAGAAGAGGAATAAAATGGTTGAGCCCCATTTGCCTCATACCGATTTGCCTCAAATGGGCGGAACCGAAGAGGATGTCGGTGCTGATATCGGCGAGCGCTTGCGTCAGGTGCGATTGGCCTATGGCCTCTCCCAAAGAGCGCTGGCCAAGAAAACAGGCGTTGCCAATGCCACCATATCACAAATCGAAAGCGGGCAGTCCAACCCTTCCGTCGGAGCGCTCAAGCGGATACTGGATGGCGTGGATATGGATCTGGCGCGTTTCTTCTCGTTTGAGCTCAGCGCAGAAGGGCGATATTTCTATAAGTCGAGTGATTTGAAGGAGATCGGGCGCGGTAAGCTGTCTTTTCGACTTGTTGGCGCAGACAGACCAGAGAAGAGCATCCAGATGCTCCATGAACGCCTCCTGCCTGGGGCGGACACCGGCCGCGTCGCCCTTAGCCACAAGGGCGAGGAATGCGGCATCGTGCTTTCAGGAAGCCTTGAGGTGACGGTGGGTGACGAACGTCAGATCCTGCGTCCCGGTGATGCGTGGTATTTCGAAAGCGCTCTGCCTCATCGTTTCCGCAACACAGGGGCAGAACCCTGTGTCTGTATAAGCGCCTGTTCACCACCGACCTTCTGAAAGGGTTTTAATCTGGCGATGCTTGCGGACGCAAAAACGGCGGGAGTTTAACGCCTGCGCTAACTCACCCGCCGGAATTGTTTCTATCATCGAGGGCTCTTACGAGTGCCCCCTCATTGCTCGCTGTGCGCTTCGCTCTTGCTTTCGGACAGCTTGTTACCGACAGCAATGAGGATAAGCACGGAGACATTCATGACCAGCGCATAAATGGAAGAGGGGACCATGAAACGTCCGTTGCCCATGAACTGCGCGATCACCAGAGCCAAGGCCACATTCTGCAAACCACATTCAATGGCAATCGTCAGGGCCTGCTTGGCGCTCAACCCGAACAGGCGGCTAAACAACAGCGCCGAGCCAATCGCTGCCAGATTGAGCAGAATGACCGCAGGGCCAACCGTGTTCCAGTGGGCCATGATGCTGTTCCACTCGCTATAGAAGGAGTTGACAACGATGGCTGCAAAGATTGCCGATGCAACAAATTTGGCAGGTTTTTCAATACGGTTGGCAAAGTTTGGCAGAAAGCGGCAAATCGCCATGCCGATTGCCAGAGGCAAAGCAGAAATCGCCAGAACCTTCAGAGCGGTTTCGCCGAATGGCAGGGCATAAAGTTCGCTGCTGCTCGGGCCATCCACGCCGGAGCCGCTAAAGACGATGAAGGCGATGGAAAGCACCGTCGGGATGGTGATGAAAGCAACCAGATTGGTAAGGATCGTCAGCGAAATGGAGAGCGCTGTTTTACCGCGAGCCAGAACCGTGAGCAGGTTGGATGAAATCCCGCCCGGTGCAGACGCCAGAATGATGAGGCCGATGGCATAAATGGTATCAAGGCGGGTAACGAGAGCAACGCACAGTGCGATAAGAGGCAAGAAAACCAGCTGTGCAAGTAGACCTGCAGCGACGGCATTCCATTGGCGCGGCAACGCCTTGAAGTCAGATAGGCGAACCGAAAGGCCGACCGTCATCATGATGAGAGCCAGACCGATTGGAATAAGAGGTGTATTCACAGGATGACCTTTTCATTTTGTTGGCCAAAAGAGCGGGATCACTGGGGGATGCTCTACCGGGACGCGCTGGTTGATAGAGGAGGTTTGCCCGTGCAACTTTGGAAATACTCACAATGGCCTAAGGTGTCTCACTTAGTTTAATAGTTTAATGAACAAAAGCGCATTAATAAAGTAGGAGAGTGAGATAAAATTCTCATTTCTGCTGGCGCGTGATTTGTTAGAAAAATCAGCCGCAAGAGATGCGGAAAAGAGTGGCACTTAGGTGAAAGTGGGGACATTTTGAAAAAACTGATTATTGGCGCGATGGTAATGGGCCTGTCATGTCTGGCTGCAGA from uncultured Cohaesibacter sp. carries:
- a CDS encoding alpha-glucosidase family protein encodes the protein MIGKEIDKDWWRGGVIYQIYPRSYQDTNGDGVGDLNGITSRLPYIASLGVDAIWISPFFTSPMLDFGYDVSDYCDVDPMFGNLADFDKLISAAHYLGLKVMIDLVLSHTSDQHPWFVESRRDQTNHKSDWYVWADAKPDGTVPNNWLSIFGGSSWQWDSRRKQYYLHNFLKSQPDLNFHNPDVQDALLDVTRFWLDRGVDGFRLDTINFYFHSQTLRDNPALPPELQNYNTAPSVNPYTYQSHLYDKSQPENLEFLKRFRALLDEYPAAAAVGEVGDDERGLEILADYTSGGDKMHMCYAFDFLGPDAPTPQNVYKAFTSLQSEAPDAWACWAFSNHDVVRYCTRWPVKPDLQDTVNRQRIALLLSLRGSVCLYQGEELGLQEADVPYEELQDPYGIEFWPDFKGRDGCRTPMVWEYEHTNAGFSESKPWLPIPEDHAATTVDIEEQNETSLLNHYRDMLAFRKLHPALSKGAIHFVTNDEEGDVLIFIRESEEERLLCVFNLVAEEREVPFDFENVEALEVAGFESFMMDNSLHLHAYGAYFGVMK
- a CDS encoding aspartate aminotransferase family protein, translating into MNNQSKMPNDLSSFWMPFTHNRGFKEDPRMVVSADGMFYKSADGRDILDGTAGLWCVNAGHNAPRIVKAVQQQVAEMDYAPNFQFGHPKAFEFASRVADLFPEGMDHVFFTNSGSESVDTALKIALHYHRARGDAARTRLIGRERGYHGTGFGGISVGGISKNRMHFGSLLTGVDHLPHTHDIAKNAFSRGCPEHGGIEKANALLDIIALHDPSTIAAVIVEPMAGSTGVLMPPKGYLQRLREICTQYGILLIFDEVITGYGRLGKASASEYFGVTPDIITTAKGLTNAVIPAGAVIVSNAIYQSAMDHADAAIELFHGYTYSGHPMAAAAGLATLDTYAEEGLFENAAALSSYWEDAVHSLKGGRNVIDLRNLGLVAGIELAPREGAPGSRGMEAMIKAWEKGAMIRVTGDIIALSPPLIVEKSHIDQLFSVVAEVIAEIE
- the ugpC gene encoding sn-glycerol-3-phosphate ABC transporter ATP-binding protein UgpC; translated protein: MASLKLTDIEKAYGVTKVLKNINLEIEQGEFIVFVGPSGCGKSTLLRMIAGLESITGGDLQIDGQRMNEVPPSKRGIAMVFQTYALYPHMTVYDNMAFGMKIAKASKEEIHERVSKAADILQLTPFLERLPKALSGGQRQRVAIGRAIVRDPKVFLFDEPLSNLDAALRVATRIEIAQLNESMPDTTMIYVTHDQVEAMTLADRIVVLSTRGIIEQCGAPMELYENPKNVFVARFIGSPAMNVYDCTVMETGEKTRVAFEEGGHSFTVNVPSTPDQKGKPAKFGVRPEDLRLSEEGDEPLYKCEVRIVEKLGEVTLLYLEPPHEGEEALIAKIPGTHDFKRGEMVTLTADDEKRHLFNEEEISFRWIGKE
- a CDS encoding cupin domain-containing protein yields the protein MGGTEEDVGADIGERLRQVRLAYGLSQRALAKKTGVANATISQIESGQSNPSVGALKRILDGVDMDLARFFSFELSAEGRYFYKSSDLKEIGRGKLSFRLVGADRPEKSIQMLHERLLPGADTGRVALSHKGEECGIVLSGSLEVTVGDERQILRPGDAWYFESALPHRFRNTGAEPCVCISACSPPTF
- a CDS encoding bile acid:sodium symporter family protein, which codes for MNTPLIPIGLALIMMTVGLSVRLSDFKALPRQWNAVAAGLLAQLVFLPLIALCVALVTRLDTIYAIGLIILASAPGGISSNLLTVLARGKTALSISLTILTNLVAFITIPTVLSIAFIVFSGSGVDGPSSSELYALPFGETALKVLAISALPLAIGMAICRFLPNFANRIEKPAKFVASAIFAAIVVNSFYSEWNSIMAHWNTVGPAVILLNLAAIGSALLFSRLFGLSAKQALTIAIECGLQNVALALVIAQFMGNGRFMVPSSIYALVMNVSVLILIAVGNKLSESKSEAHSEQ